The window GCCCGGACGGGGACGTGACCGGCGGGGTCGTGGTGCTGCCGCTCGTGCCCACCGGGAGGACGCCGGTGCCGTCGGGGACCTCGTGGGTGCCGCGGTTGTAGAAGTCGAACCAGGACCGCACCGTGCGCAGGTACTCCTGCGAGTGGTTGTAGCTCAGCACCGCCCGGTCGAGGTCCTGGGCGAGCGACAGGTCGCGGGTGCCGGCGCAGAGGTAGCGCCCGGCGGCCAGCGCCGCGTCGTAGATGTTGTTGGGGTCCTTGCGGCCGTCGCCGTTGCCGTCCTGGCCCCAGGTCTCCCAGGTGGACGGGATGAACTGCATCGGGCCGACCGCGCGGTCGTGGGTCGAGTCCCCGTCGTACGCGCCGCCGTCGGTGTCCTTGATCAGTGCGAAGCCCTGGCCGTTGAGGGCCGGGCCGAGGATCGGGGAGAGGGTCGTACCGTTCGCGTCGACCTTGCCGCCCCGTGCCTGTCCCGACTCGACCTTCCCGATGGCCGCGAGGAGCTGCCAGGGGAGCCGGCACGCGGCGTCGGTGCCCGCGAGACCCTGCTCGGCCTTCTTGTAGGCCGCCAGGATCGAGGCGGGTATCCCGGATTCGGCACTGCCGGTCACCGGAAGGTTCGACGAAGCGCCGGGCCTGTCCGGAGTGACGAGCGGCGGAAGGTCCGTGTGGTACGGGGAGTTGCCGGTGGCCGCGCTGTCCCCGGCGGGTGCCGCACCGGCCGCCGCCTGGTCGCCGGCGGTGCCGGGATGCGGTGCCGCGGGTGCCTGTGAAGCCGACAGGGCTGCCACGGCTGCCGCCGCCACCGCGGTGGTGGTGGCCCCCCTGCGCAGTCTGCGGCCGAATTGCGCTGCCATAGGTGTCGGTCCCTCCCCGTCGACGGCTGCCCGCGCTCCCCAGCGCGAGGACTCAGGCGACCCTACGACAACTCCCGGCGCCCGGACACCGGCCCCCGCCCGGTTCTCACTGTTTCTTCAGCTTCGCGTCGCCAAGTCGTCGCCTGGCGCCGGGGGGATGACGCGGGCTCACCCGCATACTTGCCGCCATGCCGTTCACACTCAGCCATGCCGCCGCGGTTCTCCCGGGCGTCCGCCGGTCCGGGAGGGCCCGTGGCCCGCTGGTCGCCTCCGCACTCGTCGCGGGCTCGTTCGCACCGGACGTGACCTACTACGCGGACAGCGTCGTCCCCGGGGCGATGGAGTTCGGTGAGGTGACACACGCGGCGTGGGGGGTGTTCGGCGTCGACGTCCTCATCACCGGCGCCCTGGTCGCCCTGTGGCTGCTGGTGCGTGAACCGCTTCTCGCCCTGCTGCCCGGGGCGGCGCAGGGCCGCGTCCACGGCTTCGTGCGGGGGCGGCGGTGGGAGCCGGGCGCCCCGCTCCTGCCCCTGGCGGTGTGGTTCGCCGTGTCCGCCGTCATCGGCTCGGGCACCCACGTCGTGTGGGACGCCTTCACCCATCACGACCGGTGGGGAACGGAACTGATCCCCGTCCTCGGCCGGAGCGTCGGCGGCTTCCCCGTGTTCCAGATCGTCCAGTACGGCAGTTCGGCGCTCGCCGCGGCGGCTCTCGCTTTCTTCGTGTCCACGGGACTGCGGGCCGCCGGACCCGCGCCCCGCCCGGAGTCGGTGCCCGTCCTCAGCGGGACCGAACGCCTGGGAGCCTGCTCGTTCCTCGCGCTGTGCGTCCTGCTGGGAACCGCCCACCGGTGCGCCCGCTGGTTCGCCTGGTCCGGGCGGATCGACACCCCCCTGGACATCATTCCGACGGCCTGCTTCGGGGCCGGGGCGGGCCTCGCGGCCGGTCTGGTCCTCTACGGGGCGTGGATGCGGCTGCGGAGGGGGCAGGCAGGTCCTGGCCGGCCGGAGGGGCCCGGTGCGGAGACCGCACGGACCTCTCCGGCCGGCCGGGACGCCGGCTGAGACGTCAGTGCGCGGCGGTCTCCCAGTCCGTGCCGACGCCGACCGACACGTCCAGCGGCGCACGGAGTTCGACCGCCGTGGACATCTCACGGCGCAGGATCTCCTCGACCTGCTCGCGCTCACCCTTCGCGATCTCCAGGACGATCTCGTCGTGGACCTGGAGCAGCATCCGCGACGTCAGCCCCGCCTGGGTCAGCGCCTGGTCCACGTTGAGCATCGCGACCTTCACGATGTCGGCCGCCGTGCCCTGGATGGGTGCGTTGAGCGCCATCCGCTCGGCCGTCTCGCGCCGCTGCCGGTTGTCGCTGTTGAGGTCCGGGAGATACCGGCGGCGGCCGAAGACCGTCTCGGTGTAGCCGGTCGACCTGGCCTCCTCGACGACCCGGCGGAGGTAGTCGCGCACCCCGCCGAACCGCTGGAAGTACGTGTCCATGAGCCCGCGCGCCTCGCCGGCCTCGATGTTCAGCTGCTGGGAGAGGCCGAACGCGGAGAGCCCGTAGGCCAGCCCGTACGACATCGCCTTGATCTTGCGGCGCATCTCGGCGTCGACGGCCGTCTTCTCCACGCCGAACACCTGCGAGGCGACCGTCGTGTGCAGGTCCTCGCCCGAGTTGAACGCCTCGATCAGCCCGGCGTCCTCGGAGAGGTGGGCCATGACCCGGAGTTCGATCTGGCTGTAGTCGGCCGTCATCAGCGTCTCGAAGCCCTCGCCGACGACGAAGCCCCGGCGGATCGCCCGGCCCTCGTCCGTCCGCACCGGGATGTTCTGCAGATTGGGGTCGGTCGAGGAGAGCCGGCCGGTCGCCGCGACCGTCTGGTTGAACGTGGTGTGGATACGGCCGTCGGCGCCGATCGTCTTGATCAGGCCCTCGACCGTGACCCGGAGCTTCGCCTGCTCCCGGTGGCGCAGCATGAGGACCGGCAGCTCGTGCTCGGTCTGCGCGGCCAGCCAGGCGAGCGCGTCGGCGTCGGTCGTGTACCCCGTCTTCGTCTTCTTCGTCTTCGGCAGGGCCAGTTCACCGAAGAGGACTTCCTGGAGCTGCTTGGGCGAGCCGAGGTTGAACTCCCGGCCCACCGAGGCGTGCGCCTCCTTCACCGCCTGCTGCACCGCACCGGCGAACTGCTGCTCCATGCCCTCCAGATGGGCGCGGTCCGCGGCGATGCCGTGCCGCTCGAGACGGGCCAGCATGATCGACGTGGGCAGTTCCATGTCGTGCAGCAGCTCGGTGGCCCCGACCTCCCGCAGCCGGGTGGTGAAGGCATCGCCGAGGTCCAGCACGGCCCGTGCCTGCGCCATCAGGGCGTCGGCCTCGGCGCGGTCGTCCGCCCCGAAGGCGAGCTGCCCGTCGGCCGAAGCGGCCGGCGCCAGCTCACGGCCGAGGTACTCGACGGTCAGCGCGTCCAGGGCGAAGGAACGACGGCCCGGCTTGACGAGGTAGGCGGCGAGCGCGGTGTCCATCGTGATGCCGTCCAGCCGCCAGCCCTGCTCGGGGAAGACCCGCAGGGCGTTCTTGGCGTTGTGCATGACCTTCGGCCGCCGCGGGTCGGCGACCCAGGCGGCGAACGCCTGCTCGTCGGCCTCCACGAGGGTGGCCGGGTCCAGCCAGGCCGCCGACCCGTCGGCGGCGGCGAGCGCGATCTCCGTGACCGTGCCGACACCCAGCGACCAGGTGTCCACCGTCATCACACCGAGGGGCTGCCCGCCGTGGGCCTCCAGCCACGGAGCGACCTCACCGGGACCCAGCACCGCACCGTCCAGGTCGATGCCGGCGGCCGGCTCCGGCGGCGCCGCCTCCTCCGCACCGGGGTCGACGGCCAGGAGCCGCTCACGCAGGCTCGGGTTGCGGATCTCCAGGACGTCCAGCACACCGGTGACCGCCGTGCGGTCGTACGGGGCGCGCTCCAGCTCGGCGGGGACCTTCGGCAGCTCCACGTCGCGGACCATCTCGGTCAGCACACGGTTCATCTTCACCGCGTCCAGGTGGTCGCGGAAGTTCTGGCCGGCCTTGCCCTTGACCTCGTCGGCCCGCTCGACCAGCTCCGCGAACGAACCGAACTGGTTGATCCACTTCGCCGCCGTCTTCTCACCCACACCCGGAATGCCCGGAAGGTTGTCCGAGGGGTCACCGCGCAGCGCCGCGAAGTCCGGGTACTGGGCGGGCGTCAGGCCGTACTTCTCCTCGACCTTCTCCGGGGTGAAACGCGTCAGCTCGGAGACGCCCTTCGTCGGGTACAGCACGGTCACGTTGTCCGTGATCAGCTGGAAGGAGTCCCGGTCCCCCGTGACGATCAGGACCTCGAAGCCCGCCGCCTCGGCCTGCGTGGCCAGCGTCGCGATGACGTCGTCCGCCTCGAAGCCGTCCACCGCGAACCGGTCCGCGCGCATCGCGTCCAGCAGCTCGCCGATCAGCTCGACCTGCCCCTTGAACTCGTCCGGGGTCTTGGAACGGTTCGCCTTGTACTCGGGGAACTCCTGCGCACGCCAGGTCTTGCGGGACACGTCGAACGCCACCGCGAAGTGCGTGGGCGCCTCGTCGCGCAGCGTGTTCGCCAGCATCGACATGAAGCCGTACACGGCATTCGTCGGCTGCCCCGTCGCCGTCGTGAAATTCTCCGCGGGCAGGGCGAAGAACGCCCGGTACGCCAGGGAGTGCCCGTCCATGAGGAGCAGGCGCGGTCGGTTGTCTGCCGTCTTCTTCGATGCCGTCTCAGCCACGCCCCCGATCCTGCCACGTACCACCGACAATCCGGACCGGCCGCCGCTCGTCCCCCGCTCGGGCGCCGCTCGGCCCCGCCCTCGCACGCACCCGCCGGACCCGCCGGCCGGCCCCCTTCCCGCCGGACGCCCCGGCCCCCGCCCATGACAGGATCGACGAACAGTGGAAGCGCGGGAGGACGTGCCGGGACACACCTGGGCGAACCAGCTCCCGCAAGCGCTCGAAGGGGAGCACCATGGCCACCAAGCCCCCGACCGGTGACCCGGTCCAGGACGCGCCGCGGGTCGAAGGGGCCCAGCACGCCGCCGCCGGACTGCCCGCCGTCGCCCACACCCTGCGCATCGCGCAGCAGCAGATGGGCGTGCGCCGCACCGCGCAGACCCTCCTCAAGGTCAACCAGAAGGACGGCTTCGACTGCCCCGGCTGCGCCTGGCCCGAAGGCGACAAGCGGCACACCGCCGAGTTCTGCGAGAACGGTGCCAAGGCCGTCGCCGAGGAGGCGACCCTGCGCCGCGTGACCCCCGACTTCTTCGCGGCCCACCCCGTCGCCGACCTCGCGACCCGCAGCGGCTACTGGCTCGGCCAGCAGGGCCGCATCACCCAGCCCGTGTACCTGCCCGGGGGCGCCGACCGCTACGAGGCCGTGACCTGGGAACGCGCCTTCGCGATCATCGCCGAGGAACTCACCGCGCTCGCCTCCCCCGACGAGGCCCTCTTCTACACCTCCGGCCGCACCAGCAACGAGGCCGCGTTCCTCCTGCAGCTCTTCGCCCGCGAGTACGGCACCAACAACCTGCCCGACTGCTCCAACATGTGCCACGAGTCGTCCGGCTCGGCCCTCACCGAGACGATCGGCGTCGGCAAGGGCAGCGTCAGCCTCGAAGACCTCCACCGGGCCGACCTGATCATCGTCGCCGGCCAGAACCCCGGCACCAACCACCCCCGGATGCTGTCCGCCCTGGAACAGGCCAAGGCCTCCGGAGCGAAGATCATCTCGGTGAACCCGCTGCCCGAGGCCGGCCTCGAACGGTTCAAGAACCCGCAGACCGCCCGCGGCATGATCAAGGGCGCCGACCTCACCGACCTCTTCCTGCAGATACGCATCGGCGGCGACCAGGCACTCTTCCGCCTCCTGAACAAGATGATCATCGAGGCGGACGGGGCCGTCGACACCGCGTTCGTCGACGCGCACACCCACGGCTACGAGGACTTCGCCGAAGCCGCCCGCACGGCGGACTGGGACGAGACCCTCGCAGCCACCGGCCTCGACCGCGAGACCATCGAGCAGGCACTCGCCATGGTGCTGGCGTCCGAACGCACCGTCGTCTGCTGGGCCATGGGCCTCACCCAGCACAAGCACTCCGTGCCCACCATCCGCGAAGTGGTCAACTTCCTCCTCCTGCGCGGCAACATCGGCAGGCCCGGCGCGGGCGTCTGCCCCGTGCGCGGCCACTCCAACGTCCAGGGCGACCGCACCATGGGCATCTTCGAACGCCCCGCCCCCGCCTTCCTCGACGCCCTCGACCGCGAGTTCGGCATCACCTCGCCGCGCCACCACGGCTACGACGTCGTACGGTCCATCCAGGCGCTCCGCGACGGCGACGCCAAGGTCTTCTTCGCCATGGGCGGCAACTTCGTCGCAGCCACCCCCGACACCACCGTCACCGAGGCAGCGATGCGCCGCGCCCGCCTCACCGTCCACGTCTCGACCAAACTCAACCGCTCCCACGCGGTCACCGGCACCCGCGCCCTGATCCTGCCCACCCTCGGCCGCACCGACAAGGACGTGCAGGCCGGCGGGAAGCAGTTCGTCACCGTCGAGGACTCCATGGGCATGGTCCACTCCTCACGCGGCAACCTCACCCCCGCGAGCCCCCACCTGCTCTCCGAACCCGCGATCGTCGCCCGCCTCGCCCGCGCCGTCCTCGGCCCCGCCTCCACCACACCCTGGGAGGACTTCGAGAAGGACTACGGGACGATCCGCGACCGCATCTCCCGCGTCGTGCCCGGATTCGAGGACTTCAACGCCCGCGTCGCACGGCCCGGCGGATTCACCCTCCCCCACGCACCCCGCGACGAACGCCGCTTCCCCACCGCCACCGGCAAGGCCAACTTCACCGCGGCCCCCGTCGAGTACCCCGAACTCCCCGAGGGCAGGCTGCTGCTCCAGACCCTGCGCTCCCACGACCAGT is drawn from Streptomyces sp. NBC_00178 and contains these coding sequences:
- a CDS encoding lytic transglycosylase domain-containing protein translates to MAAQFGRRLRRGATTTAVAAAAVAALSASQAPAAPHPGTAGDQAAAGAAPAGDSAATGNSPYHTDLPPLVTPDRPGASSNLPVTGSAESGIPASILAAYKKAEQGLAGTDAACRLPWQLLAAIGKVESGQARGGKVDANGTTLSPILGPALNGQGFALIKDTDGGAYDGDSTHDRAVGPMQFIPSTWETWGQDGNGDGRKDPNNIYDAALAAGRYLCAGTRDLSLAQDLDRAVLSYNHSQEYLRTVRSWFDFYNRGTHEVPDGTGVLPVGTSGSTTTPPVTSPSGQGGGGSTPPPSSGPKPPAQGGGKPPVTDPTPPPPTKPPTTPPTTPPAPATLGSLENAGTAPLKATAGDAFAQRVKVRARNTLGAPLAGAKVTFTVVGDTDARFAGGRTMVTASTRSDGTVTAPILTAGEKTGEFKVTAVAGTVKPRTLTYAASVAARQADALARTDDKVLTAAPGAAFADRVQVRATYRGQGLADTAVTATMITDAETPAENDKGPHFKDADGKAVRTLDLTTGADGLLELPEIYADDAAGTYKLRLTTANGVVLVIELKVEAAPEA
- a CDS encoding DUF4184 family protein: MPFTLSHAAAVLPGVRRSGRARGPLVASALVAGSFAPDVTYYADSVVPGAMEFGEVTHAAWGVFGVDVLITGALVALWLLVREPLLALLPGAAQGRVHGFVRGRRWEPGAPLLPLAVWFAVSAVIGSGTHVVWDAFTHHDRWGTELIPVLGRSVGGFPVFQIVQYGSSALAAAALAFFVSTGLRAAGPAPRPESVPVLSGTERLGACSFLALCVLLGTAHRCARWFAWSGRIDTPLDIIPTACFGAGAGLAAGLVLYGAWMRLRRGQAGPGRPEGPGAETARTSPAGRDAG
- the polA gene encoding DNA polymerase I yields the protein MAETASKKTADNRPRLLLMDGHSLAYRAFFALPAENFTTATGQPTNAVYGFMSMLANTLRDEAPTHFAVAFDVSRKTWRAQEFPEYKANRSKTPDEFKGQVELIGELLDAMRADRFAVDGFEADDVIATLATQAEAAGFEVLIVTGDRDSFQLITDNVTVLYPTKGVSELTRFTPEKVEEKYGLTPAQYPDFAALRGDPSDNLPGIPGVGEKTAAKWINQFGSFAELVERADEVKGKAGQNFRDHLDAVKMNRVLTEMVRDVELPKVPAELERAPYDRTAVTGVLDVLEIRNPSLRERLLAVDPGAEEAAPPEPAAGIDLDGAVLGPGEVAPWLEAHGGQPLGVMTVDTWSLGVGTVTEIALAAADGSAAWLDPATLVEADEQAFAAWVADPRRPKVMHNAKNALRVFPEQGWRLDGITMDTALAAYLVKPGRRSFALDALTVEYLGRELAPAASADGQLAFGADDRAEADALMAQARAVLDLGDAFTTRLREVGATELLHDMELPTSIMLARLERHGIAADRAHLEGMEQQFAGAVQQAVKEAHASVGREFNLGSPKQLQEVLFGELALPKTKKTKTGYTTDADALAWLAAQTEHELPVLMLRHREQAKLRVTVEGLIKTIGADGRIHTTFNQTVAATGRLSSTDPNLQNIPVRTDEGRAIRRGFVVGEGFETLMTADYSQIELRVMAHLSEDAGLIEAFNSGEDLHTTVASQVFGVEKTAVDAEMRRKIKAMSYGLAYGLSAFGLSQQLNIEAGEARGLMDTYFQRFGGVRDYLRRVVEEARSTGYTETVFGRRRYLPDLNSDNRQRRETAERMALNAPIQGTAADIVKVAMLNVDQALTQAGLTSRMLLQVHDEIVLEIAKGEREQVEEILRREMSTAVELRAPLDVSVGVGTDWETAAH
- a CDS encoding FdhF/YdeP family oxidoreductase, whose amino-acid sequence is MATKPPTGDPVQDAPRVEGAQHAAAGLPAVAHTLRIAQQQMGVRRTAQTLLKVNQKDGFDCPGCAWPEGDKRHTAEFCENGAKAVAEEATLRRVTPDFFAAHPVADLATRSGYWLGQQGRITQPVYLPGGADRYEAVTWERAFAIIAEELTALASPDEALFYTSGRTSNEAAFLLQLFAREYGTNNLPDCSNMCHESSGSALTETIGVGKGSVSLEDLHRADLIIVAGQNPGTNHPRMLSALEQAKASGAKIISVNPLPEAGLERFKNPQTARGMIKGADLTDLFLQIRIGGDQALFRLLNKMIIEADGAVDTAFVDAHTHGYEDFAEAARTADWDETLAATGLDRETIEQALAMVLASERTVVCWAMGLTQHKHSVPTIREVVNFLLLRGNIGRPGAGVCPVRGHSNVQGDRTMGIFERPAPAFLDALDREFGITSPRHHGYDVVRSIQALRDGDAKVFFAMGGNFVAATPDTTVTEAAMRRARLTVHVSTKLNRSHAVTGTRALILPTLGRTDKDVQAGGKQFVTVEDSMGMVHSSRGNLTPASPHLLSEPAIVARLARAVLGPASTTPWEDFEKDYGTIRDRISRVVPGFEDFNARVARPGGFTLPHAPRDERRFPTATGKANFTAAPVEYPELPEGRLLLQTLRSHDQYNTTIYGLDDRYRGIKGGRRIVMVNPEDARALGLADGSYTDLVSEWKDGVERRAPGFRVVHYPTARGCAAAYYPETNVLVPLDATADTSNTPASKSVVVRFETA